From the Cucurbita pepo subsp. pepo cultivar mu-cu-16 chromosome LG05, ASM280686v2, whole genome shotgun sequence genome, one window contains:
- the LOC111794518 gene encoding histone H4: MSGRGKGGKGLGKGGAKRHRKVLRDNIQGITKPAIRRLARRGGVKRISGLIYEETRGVLKIFLENVIRDAVTYTEHARRKTVTAMDVVYALKRQGRTLYGFGG, encoded by the coding sequence ATGTCTGGACGCGGTAAGGGAGGCAAGGGCTTGGGAAAGGGAGGAGCAAAGCGTCACAGGAAGGTTTTGAGAGATAACATTCAGGGAATCACTAAGCCTGCTATTCGCCGTTTGGCTCGTAGAGGTGGCGTCAAGCGTATCAGTGGATTGATCTATGAAGAAACCAGAGGTGTTTTGAAGATCTTCTTGGAGAATGTGATTCGTGATGCTGTTACCTACACTGAGCATGCGAGGAGGAAGACTGTGACTGCTATGGATGTGGTTTATGCCTTGAAAAGGCAGGGGAGGACTTTGTATGGTTTCGGAG
- the LOC111794520 gene encoding histone H4 yields the protein MSGRGKGGKGLGKGGAKRHRKVLRDNIQGITKPAIRRLARRGGVKRISGLIYEETRGVLKIFLENVIRDAVTYTEHARRKTVTAMDVVYALKRQGRTLYGFGG from the coding sequence ATGTCTGGACGTGGAAAGGGAGGCAAGGGATTGGGAAAGGGAGGAGCAAAGCGTCACAGAAAGGTACTCAGAGATAACATTCAGGGCATTACCAAGCCTGCAATTCGCCGTCTGGCTCGTAGAGGAGGCGTCAAGCGTATCAGTGGATTGATCTATGAAGAAACCAGAGGTGTTTTGAAAATCTTCTTGGAGAATGTGATTCGCGATGCTGTGACCTACACCGAGCACGCCAGGAGGAAGACGGTGACCGCCATGGATGTGGTCTATGCCTTGAAAAGGCAAGGAAGAACTCTGTATGGCTTTGGAGGTTAG
- the LOC111794437 gene encoding CRAL-TRIO domain-containing protein T23G5.2-like — MEDTLPSSGSGIVGVGGSRKPRGCSIAVSHSKAYSNNAIRSVTSFRQSRIVNGAVGQVTLFLLKVAALETVRRFSKFRCPFAWRGLQALQVLCYPPFKWIQRWTPFRGLVKGMQMLSKPILVLSIATSLPDQTETETVGGNSDDINDSPSYSEMISELSSEKSPTDARACDEAPQSTEPESWLVSLSKELESQGFSLPERFNENELQRFYTAANGDFTSLLSSIKKTIRWRENYKILSSSELDMWSHMVYWHGFDLTGRPCLIVRLGLACMSLSSEDKPRFTQAIISQVEHGVVELVDAENSQITVLVDCEGLTPFRVPMQMMRYCSSLLQDHFPNLLGCLFVIRLPPVVRLLAQTSIQILKPVTRKKLKIEGETTYEKVLSEYLQTLPRYLGGKCSCTNCSKVDFHDIQRLDTNETVNRELITEGIHGDDSILRSQMFEFENHLHGNFDQMIRTGVISILMIWAFFAVIVSAYDPEYRIFFPSS, encoded by the exons ATGGAGGACACGTTACCTAGTTCAGGATCAGGTATAGTTGGTGTTGGTGGAAGTAGAAAACCACGAGGATGCTCAATTGCCGTTTCTCACTCAAAAGCATATTCAAATAATGCTATACGGAGTGTAACTTCATTTAGACAGAGCAGAATTGTGAATGGTGCAGTTGGTCAGGTGACACTTTTCTTGCTCAAAGTTGCTGCGCTAGAGACAGTTAGAAGGTTCTCAAAGTTTAGGTGTCCTTTTGCTTGGCGAGGTCTTCAAGCTTTGCAGGTTCTTTGCTATCCACCATTTAAGTGGATTCAGAGATGGACTCCTTTCAGAGGTTTAGTCAAAGGCATGCAG ATGTTGTCAAAGCCAATACTTGTACTATCAATAGCAACATCACTCCCTGAtcagacagagacagagactGTGGGTGGTAACTCAGATGACATCAATGATTCCCCTTCATATTCTGAAATGATCTCAGAACTATCTTCTGAAAAATCTCCCACAGATGCAAG GGCCTGTGATGAGGCTCCACAAAGTACTGAACCTGAAAGTTGGTTGGTTTCCCTTTCTAAAGAGCTGGAAAGTCAGGGTTTTAGTTTGCCAGAAAG atttaatgaaaatgagCTTCAAAGATTCTATACAGCTGCAAATGGTGACTTTACATCTTTGTTATCTTCAATTAAGAAGACAATTCGCTGGagagaaaattacaaaatactTTCATCTTCAGAGCTTGATATGTGGTCACATATGGTCTATTGGCATGGATTTGATCTGACGGGCAGGCCTTGCCTCATCGTACGGCTTGGGCTGGCTTGCATGAGCTTGTCGTCTGAAGATAAACCCCGTTTTACCCAAGCCATCA TATCTCAGGTTGAACATGGGGTCGTTGAGTTAGTTGATGCAGAAAATTCCCAAATCACAGTCTTAGTGGATTGTGAAGGATTAACTCCCTTTAGAGTTCCCATGCAAATGATGAGATATTGTTCTTCCCTTCTGCAAGATCACTTCCCAAACCTTCTCGGCTGTTTGTTCGTCATTCGGCTTCCTCCCGTTGTTCGACTTCTTGCTCAAACTTCTATTCAA atCTTGAAACCTGTTACCcggaaaaagttgaaaattgaGGGGGAGACTACATATGAAAAGGTTCTATCTGAGTACCTGCAAACACTGCCCAGATATCTTGGTGGCAAATGCTCCTGCACGAATTGTTCAAAAGTAGATTTCCACGATATACAGCGACTGGATACAAATGAGACGGTGAACAGAGAGTTGATTACTGAGGGAATTCATGGGGACGATTCGATCTTACGGTCTCAGATGTTTGAGTTCGAAAATCACTTACATGGAAACTTCGATCAGATGATAAGAACTGGAGTGATAAGCATCCTTATGATATGGGCTTTCTTTGCTGTTATTGTCAGTGCATATGATCCTGAATATCGAATCTTCTTCCCGTCGTCGTGA
- the LOC111794433 gene encoding uncharacterized protein LOC111794433: MGEDLLTSLSMENHHPSTLLSMDSSSMSHEELERELNRPVVLSRPPDINLPLSAERSPPPQPWNSDPFDMLDVSLGTQINETDALLNLPKTGRKFSKRLDSVWGAWFFFTYYFKPVLNEKSKCKIVRDSNGVSGFDKSDLDLEWFMVQHDMENIYMWVFKERPENALGKMQLRSYMNGHSRQGERTFPYSVDRGFVRSHKMQRKHYRGLSNPQCVHGIDLLPSPNLKGLDEEEQKRWIELTGRDLNFSIPPEASEFCSWRNLPSTEFELERPLPPLKTNLHPPPRKLLNGASLNLSTRPTNHVNGGGMDLSPKGNKRKKDLFLHGNDEDCCLLISQHNERVQDIEIHPVEPPWLNDFSGAMRNVYGPVTAAKTIYEDEQGYLIIVSLPLADLKRVKVTWWNNLTHGVVKITSVSTGCMPFVKRNDRTFKLTDPSPEHCPPGEFIREIPLPTRIPDDAKLEAYGDETGTGLEIMVPKHRVGPEEHEVRVCLRPHLGANELVLS, from the coding sequence ATGGGAGAGGATTTGTTAACGAGTTTGTCTATGGAAAATCATCACCCATCTACACTATTGTCAATGGATTCAAGTTCTATGTCTCATGAAGAACTTGAGCGAGAGTTGAATCGACCTGTTGTTCTTTCCCGACCGCCCGATATCAATCTTCCGCTTTCAGCCGAGCGCAGTCCTCCTCCACAGCCCTGGAATTCAGATCCTTTTGACATGTTGGATGTTAGTCTGGGAACCCAAATTAATGAAACTGATGCTCTTCTTAATCTGCCTAAGACTGGACGTAAGTTCTCAAAGAGACTAGACAGTGTGTGGGGTGCCTGGTTTTTCtttacttattattttaagCCAGTGTTGAATGAGAAATCGAAGTGCAAAATCGTTCGGGACAGTAATGGGGTTTCTGGGTTTGACAAGTCTGATCTAGACCTTGAGTGGTTCATGGTTCAACATGATATggagaatatatatatgtgggTTTTTAAGGAAAGGCCAGAGAATGCACTTGGAAAAATGCAGCTCAGGAGTTATATGAATGGACATTCTCGGCAAGGTGAACGCACTTTCCCTTATAGCGTTGACAGGGGGTTTGTTCGGTCTCACAAGATGCAGCGAAAGCATTACAGGGGCTTGTCGAATCCTCAATGTGTGCATGGCATCGATTTACTTCCGTCGCCTAATCTCAAAGGTCTTGACGAGGAGGAGCAGAAAAGATGGATAGAACTTACAGGGAGGGATCTTAACTTCTCTATCCCACCAGAAGCAAGTGAGTTTTGTTCGTGGAGGAACCTTCCCAGCACAGAATTTGAGCTGGAAAGACCCCTTCCTCCCTTGAAGACCAACTTGCATCCTCCTCCGAGAAAATTGTTAAATGGGGCTAGTCTTAACCTGTCAACCCGACCAACGAACCATGTAAATGGCGGAGGGATGGATCTGTCACCAAAAGGCAACAAGCGGAAGAAGGATTTGTTTCTTCATGGGAATGATGAAGACTGTTGTTTGCTCATTAGCCAACATAATGAGAGAGTTCAGGATATAGAAATCCATCCAGTTGAACCTCCATGGTTAAATGATTTCAGTGGGGCAATGAGGAACGTTTATGGTCCTGTTACAGCTGCAAAAACGATCTACGAGGACGAGCAAGGATACTTAATAATCGTCAGCTTGCCTTTAGCTGATCTAAAACGAGTTAAAGTGACTTGGTGGAACAACCTCACTCATGGGGTTGTAAAGATAACATCAGTGAGCACAGGATGCATGCCCTTTGTGAAAAGAAACGACAGAACATTCAAGCTCACCGATCCATCACCCGAGCACTGCCCTCCGGGAGAGTTCATAAGGGAAATTCCGTTACCAACCAGGATCCCGGACGATGCAAAGCTAGAAGCATATGGAGATGAGACAGGTACTGGTCTAGAGATAATGGTGCCTAAACATCGCGTTGGTCCAGAAGAACATGAAGTTCGTGTCTGCCTTCGCCCTCATCTCGGAGCAAACGAGCTGGTGTTATCTTGA
- the LOC111794467 gene encoding uncharacterized protein LOC111794467, producing the protein MISFSGLGIGLSLVFGCLLFALVAELYYLLWWKKRSFNSEVEDEFTSYAKEFFHLICWRRSSSSSSSIQANNSLRNPEIRNQEPDIEIGSSKDLLLKSSGGEDGVELELMRLHNLAGPPRFLFTIKEETKEDLESEDRSRKGSRTRSLSDLILALDTPFLTPLPSPPFNPPSPLSSFKHHGFNINPLFESSTDFDLNRLISSPPPKFRFLREAEEKLYRRLMEESQKKACKNGGSIQNPETPAISNPIAAAEDEEDDEVCCTKEKELQNHYVSQYSSSSSQILPLASSPPSGRRFDHVFIT; encoded by the coding sequence ATGATTTCTTTCAGTGGATTAGGAATCGGATTGAGTTTGGTTTTCGGGTGCCTTCTGTTTGCTCTTGTTGCCGAGCTTTACTATCTGTTATGGTGGAAGAAGAGAAGCTTTAACTCAGAGGTTGAAGATGAATTCACCAGTTATGCTAAGGAGTTCTTCCATCTAATTTGCTGGAGAAGGagttcctcttcttcttcttcaattcaaGCCAACAATTCCCTAAGAAATCCAGAAATTAGAAACCAAGAACCGGACATTGAAATCGGTTCTAGCAAGGATTTGTTGTTGAAATCATCTGGAGGAGAAGATGGAGTGGAGTTAGAGCTGATGAGGCTGCATAATCTTGCAGGCCCTCCAAGATTTCTCTTCACCATTAAAGAGGAAACCAAAGAAGATTTAGAATCAGAAGATCGAAGCAGAAAGggatcaagaacaagaagctTAAGTGATCTTATCTTAGCTCTTGATACTCCATTTCTCACTCCCTTGCCTTCTCCTCCATTCAATCCACCCTCTCCCTTGAGTTCTTTCAAACACCATGGATTCAATATAAACCCACTCTTTGAATCATCAACAGATTTCGATTTAAACAGGCTCATATCTTCACCTCCCCCAAAATTTAGATTCTTAAGGGAAGCAGAAGAGAAACTGTACAGaagattgatggaagaatcTCAGAAAAAAGCTTGTAAAAATGGTGGGTCGATTCAAAATCCTGAAACTCCAGCCATTTCCAACCCCATAGCTGCAGCtgaagacgaagaagatgatgaggTTTGTTGtacaaaagagaaagagcTTCAAAATCATTATGTCTCACAGTATTCTTCAAGTTCTTCACAGATTCTTCCTTTagcttcttctcctccttcaGGCCGTAGATTTGATCATGTTTTCATTACATAG
- the LOC111794468 gene encoding dof zinc finger protein DOF3.6-like gives MAHSSLPIFVDLPNWPPSNQPQGNDQHQLPAFMLPPQPTAARGSGARPGSMAYRARLAMVPQPEMALKCPRCDSTNTKFCYFNNYSLTQPRHFCKTCRRYWTRGGALRNVPVGGGFRKNNKKKKKSNRSKSPIATQIEMGNSRTIESHFPSQSFQLPSIPSLSRFGANNSALNFAGIHIGNTNSGRELEQWQRSQQQLPFIIAGLEPPTPATAYPQNLQTEVDNFGCHQQVQNSTPFFRIPMKNKEQEQEQEQGILSNFLRPADQNSHFWGCDHQNSWTDLSAISSSSSSHLL, from the exons atGGCTCATTCTTCTCTTCCAATCTTCGTCGATCTGCCGAATTGGCCACCG TCAAATCAGCCACAAGGAAATGATCAGCATCAACTTCCGGCGTTCATGCTGCCTCCTCAGCCAACGGCGGCTCGTGGCAGCGGAGCCCGACCGGGTTCTATGGCGTACCGAGCAAGGTTGGCGATGGTACCGCAGCCGGAGATGGCACTAAAATGCCCACGTTGTGATTCTACAAACACCAAATTCtgttatttcaataattacaGCCTTACTCAGCCGAGACACTTTTGTAAAACCTGCCGGCGGTACTGGACCCGTGGCGGCGCTCTTAGAAATGTGCCCGTCGGTGGAGGGTTTCGtaagaacaacaagaagaagaagaaatctaaCCGATCTAAGTCTCCAATTGCTACTCAAATTGAAATGG gaaattcaagaacaattGAGAGCCATTTCCCATCACAATCTTTTCAATTACCTTCAATtccatctctctctcgctTTGGAGCAAACAACTCAGCCCTAAACTTCGCCGGAATTCACATCGGAAACACAAATTCCGGCAGGGAATTGGAGCAATGGCAGCGTTCTCAGCAACAACTGCCGTTCATCATCGCCGGACTCGAACCACCGACTCCCGCCACTGCTTACCCACAAAACCTTCAAACCGAAGTCGACAACTTTGGTTGCCACCAACAAGTTCAGAATTCGACACCCTTTTTTAGGATTCCgatgaaaaacaaagaacaagaacaagaacaagaacaaggaaTTTTATCGAACTTCTTACGACCAGCGGATCAAAACAGCCACTTTTGGGGATGTGATCATCAAAATTCATGGACGGATTTATCAGCTATCAGTTCATCTTCAAGCAGCCATCTTTTGTAA